One window from the genome of Musa acuminata AAA Group cultivar baxijiao chromosome BXJ1-4, Cavendish_Baxijiao_AAA, whole genome shotgun sequence encodes:
- the LOC103999827 gene encoding uncharacterized protein LOC103999827 has protein sequence MDSSVVDTSSLSLPVDRENGVAPASDDNPSPQAATSPGAGGRVKLMVSYGGRIQPRPHDSARLSYVGGETKILSLDRSARLPALLAKLATLVPCAPFCLKYQLPGEDLDALVSVTDEDDLEHMMVEYDRLHGSSSSPKPTHRLRLFLFTVRPPPPPPSAALLDAARPDRQWFFDALNAVSAPATPATQPSAVAASPSPDYLFGLDEGFVPPPAVKVAVDPQPPLTLETLSIEAPAKPDLAKVEPHQQIPEPADSTVTAPVVVSVAEVQGPIQELHSLQVAENPPPLIPQNSSEEAVRRDHATEYQVPRDAEKVAPAAAQAPEQRSGLPVARYASLAPGHDQAVYLLPTSQGVYPGFYAAAPWIATAEAYRSAAVSAKAMGGGGGAEAYAAGGGQLAYDSTGRVVYYASMVPTYQTVSSVAAYNPVGAAVKAAKPSQIS, from the coding sequence ATGGACTCTTCCGTCGTGGATACCTCCTCTCTTTCGCTCCCCGTCGACCGCGAAAACGGCGTCGCCCCAGCCTCGGACGACAATCCATCGCCGCAGGCGGCCACGTCGCCGGGAGCCGGCGGCCGCGTTAAGCTCATGGTCAGCTATGGTGGCCGCATCCAGCCGCGACCCCACGACAGCGCCAGGCTCTCCTACGTCGGCGGGGAGACCAAGATCCTCTCCCTCGACCGCTCCGCCCGCCTGCCTGCCCTCCTCGCCAAGCTCGCCACCCTCGTCCCCTGCGCGCCTTTTTGCCTCAAGTACCAGCTTCCAGGCGAGGATCTCGACGCCCTGGTCTCCGTCACCGACGAGGACGACCTCGAACACATGATGGTCGAGTACGATCGCCTCCACGGAAGCTCCTCCTCTCCCAAGCCCACTCACCGCCTCCGCCTCTTCCTCTTCACCGTCAGGCCTCCGCCCCCGCCCCCTTCCGCCGCTCTCCTCGACGCCGCCCGCCCGGATCGCCAGTGGTTCTTCGACGCCCTCAACGCGGTCTCCGCCCCTGCGACTCCGGCTACGCAACCTTCGGCGGTGGCGGCCTCGCCGAGCCCCGACTACTTATTCGGCCTCGACGAGGGCTTCGTTCCTCCACCGGCCGTGAAGGTCGCCGTAGATCCGCAGCCACCTTTGACGCTCGAGACCCTCTCTATCGAGGCGCCGGCGAAGCCCGATCTGGCCAAGGTCGAACCCCACCAGCAGATTCCGGAACCTGCCGATTCAACCGTCACGGCCCCTGTCGTGGTCTCCGTGGCGGAGGTCCAAGGACCGATCCAGGAGCTCCATAGCCTCCAAGTCGCCGAGAACCCGCCGCCGCTCATCCCGCAAAACAGCAGCGAGGAGGCCGTACGCAGAGATCACGCCACGGAGTACCAAGTCCCACGAGATGCGGAGAAGGTCGCACCCGCGGCAGCGCAGGCGCCGGAGCAGCGGAGCGGGTTACCGGTAGCGAGGTACGCGTCGTTGGCCCCCGGCCACGATCAGGCGGTGTACCTTCTCCCGACGTCACAGGGGGTCTACCCAGGGTTCTACGCCGCAGCGCCGTGGATAGCGACGGCGGAGGCGTACCGCAGCGCGGCGGTGTCGGCGAAGGCGATGGGCGGCGGTGGCGGGGCGGAGGCGTACGCGGCCGGAGGGGGGCAGTTGGCGTACGATAGCACGGGGCGGGTGGTTTACTATGCGAGTATGGTGCCCACATATCAGACGGTTTCGAGCGTTGCTGCGTACAACCCTGTCGGTGCTGCCGTTAAAGCCGCGAAACCGTCGCAGATCTCTTAG
- the LOC135672559 gene encoding basic blue protein-like, which translates to MAMGRGSRNAALLLSILLIACSPLNSLATTHVVGDSQGWGFSLSYANWANGKSFAPGDTLEFNYQAGLHNVVPVNAAGYRSCKASGSASKAATTGDDKFTLKKGANYFICSIPGHCEAGMKIQVIAN; encoded by the exons ATGGCCATGGGAAGGGGCAGTCGCAACGCAGCTTTGCTGCTCTCCATATTGCTCATCGCTTGCTCGCCGTTAAACTCCCTCGCAACCACCCATGTCGTGGGGGACTCACAAGGATGGGGCTTCTCCTTGTCGTATGCTAATTGGGCTAATGGCAAGAGCTTTGCTCCTGGAGATACtctcg AGTTCAACTACCAAGCTGGTCTGCACAACGTTGTGCCAGTGAACGCAGCAGGCTACAGAAGCTGCAAGGCATCGGGAAGCGCCTCCAAAGCAGCCACAACAGGCGATGACAAGTTCACGCTCAAGAAAGGGGCCAACTACTTCATCTGCAGCATTCCAGGCCACTGTGAAGCAGGCATGAAGATCCAAGTCATCGCCAACTAA